The Mucilaginibacter gracilis genomic interval ACAGGAAGCAAATATTCAACATTGATGATGAGGATTTTTATGCAATAGATAGTGCCCAAGATTTAGAAATGCAATAACCAATATGCTTTCTCACAAACAAATTCCATAATTTAGGCGCATAATATCACAACATGCAACATTGGCTCGTAAAAAGTGAACAATGTTGGTTTTTTACCTCCTTTTCTATTTTTTAATGTTGTTTAATTTGATACTTTTTTTGATGTTGTTTAATTTGAAAATGGCCTTAACGGCATTAAAAACGCATATTTCGGGTTGGTAAAATCGAATTACCAATATAGATAAACTATATCTACAAATCCAAAACGAAAATTTTATTTGTTAGAAACACTTAAAATTCAAGCTTTTTTTAACCTTTTTGACACCTTTTTTGACACCTAAAAAAGCCTTGATTATTGCGTTTTCAATACCGAAAACCCAATAATTGACAAACTTATTTTTTATTAATTTTTTTCATAGTCCACATTTTAATCAAATCTTGACTTTTTTCCTGTTTAGATTTTGGTATAGTATTATCTTTTGGCGGTGCAGTCGTGAATACAGTTTTTATGAAATCTGTACTATCGTTGATTGAAGAAATTTGTTTAGCCATTTCTTTTTGAATAGTTGATAATTCATTAACTGATGCTCTTACATCGTTTAATTCCTTTAGTTCCACTTTTGAAATAATTTCCTCATCATCAGGATTGAAAAATTTAAACTTCTCCTGAATAGCTGTTTGTTTATTATGAAATAGATAAATTTCTTTTAAAAAATCTTCGTCAGTTATATTAAAAGTTCTACGGATTTTTTTTCTGGTAAATATTGATTTAATTATTTCCTTTTTTGTTAATTCTATTGAGTTGTTTATTTCTGTTTTCATTATATTCATTTAATTTAAGCCTAAATAAGCTTCGCTATTGATGGATTATTTCCTTTGTGATTGCAGTATCAATTGAGCTTGAAAGCTCTTTATATCTCTTTAAAATCATTAATATGACTATATAAATAATTCTTTATACTTTTATTGAAACTAAAGTTATAATCCTTTGGGTAGTTGAACATTAATTTTTCTTTATTTTAAGGCTAAATCAGATTTTAAATAAATATCGGTTTCACCTGCCGATTCGTGCCGGGTACCAGCAATGGTTTTGGTATGTTTTGGTTACGCTCTCTGATAGTTTTTTGGTATAGAAATGCGGCTTGTGCAAGTTCGTTCGGTGTTCAGTTTTTAACTGCTTCTGATATGTGTTTCATAGTTTATTATTTTGATAGCGATTGACAAACCCCGGCAAATTGCAGCGGGGGCTTAATCTTTTTATTCAGTTAAAGATTAGATTCTATTTTTTGCATTAATCAACATTCTATCGATTTTCTTATTTGTATTTTTTCTTCGGTTTTCTTGGTCGCTAAGAATCATCTCTTTGCTGTTTAAAATTTTTAAAACTTTATCTGTGATAATTTTTTCAATTTTTGAATTTTGGAAATAACATTTTTCTTTTGCTATTACAAAGTTTGAATTTTCAAATTCCAAAATAACTTTATAAGCACCAGTTGAGCCTATTTGAAACTTGTGGGAGATACCGTCAGAATAACAGCTTGATGACATATCAGATAATAATAATAACTCAGATATTCTTTCAGCTTCAATATCCATTTGTGACATAATCTTCATAGTTAGATGTATTTAAGAGTTAATAAACCCCGGCTACATTACCGGGGTAGAAATACTTTGATTAGAATTTATCTTTATATTGTACTATTCTGTTAAGAATCATATTATAAGCATTAAAGGAGAATGGTTTAGTTGCAGAATTGGTTACCTTAAATAGAAATTCAATCGCTTCTTCATAACTATCAAAATGAAATTCGTAATCATAATTATGATTTGCCTTTATAAATTTTTCATAAAGACCTTTAACATCTATTCCTAATTCTATAAATGGAACTTTTGGAATAATTAATTCCGAGTCTCTGTCTTTGTTTTCTGGATCTTCCGGGTTCGTGTTTTCGTTTATCATATAGTTGTTTATTTATTTAACCGGCTTCATTACCGGGGTGTTTTTAAAAACGTAAGCTAAATTTATCTTACAAAATAACCCCCTTAAACGACAATGGACAGGAGTTACCCTGTCCATCAATTCACACTTTAATCGTGTTCATATCGCTTAACCCCCATTCACTTATCTTTTACACTTATCCGGGGGTATGTTGTTACTTTCAACGGTACAAAAGTGCAAAAAAGAACTGACATTTCCAAATTTTAACCAAATTAAATATGGTAATTAATTCATTTAAAATAAATAATACTATGTAAAATTAATATTTGCAGTATATAATTCTGTAAACTAAATTTAGTTTAGGTTTTTTAATACCTAATTGAAAATTTTTCAAATTCAAAATCCAAAACGCTACTACCATTATTCAAGGATTTAACTTGAAAAAAATTAAAAATATCATTTGATTTTTAAAGCCCTTTACCGGGCTTTTGTTTTAAGGAAAAACTATTTGAAAAATTTTCAGAATGCTTATATCAGTTGAGTGTAGATTTTAAATTTAAACGAAGTTTAAGCCTGTACAAACTAAAGGAATATATAATTGATAACATTATTCATTAGAAAGTTAACTAAGCTTAAATCAACTTAAATAAGATAGATATTGAATAAGTATATAGAATAAAATGTTCAGGTAATTGAAAGTAATTCTTCGCATAATTGAAGAATAATTTTCATCATTTGATTTAAATCTATTAAAACTGTAAGTTGAAATTATGCTTCGCATAGTTGAAGGATAAATTTATATTTAAAGTTCTATTCCCAAATATTTATGTATTCTATTCATTAACTTAAACTTCTATTTGAACAAGAAATAAGTTTCGCTATTGAATTGTTTTTCAAAGTTGATGAAGTTATTGTTTAAGATATAAAATGCTTTATATCTAATCTAAATAATTTATTTTTTTTTAAGAAAATTCTTTCAGAAGTTGAAGGATTAATCTTTAATTTTATTCTTCAACCCCCGCCGGGGCTTAACCTTTATTTCTTCTTTTTCCCTCCGGGGGTTGCGGTACAAATACTAAAAAGAAAAAAGTACCAGTATACTATTATTAATCTTTTTTTACTTTTATCTTTTAACTATATACTTTATATTATGGTACGAAATGTGGTACGAAATGTGGTACGAAATGTGGTACACTTTATGGTACAAAATGTGGTACATTTTTGATTTAATATAATTGTACCATCTTTTGTACCATAGTTCGGGGGATTCTTCAACTTGCTTTAGCAATATTTATTTTCTTCTTCAACTTGACTTTTTTTATTTGTAACCTATATTTGCTTATATAAATTATAATTATTATAAATAAAATAGTCTTTTTGAAAATTTAGATGTATTTATAATTAAATGAGCAATCATTGTTAAAACAACGCAAGTGTAGGATACTACCAAATCTGTTCTACACTTGCTTATGCCTTGGTAGGGCATTAAAGATTTGGTAAAAAGCATAAGTTTTAATAAAATGATTATCAATGAAACTGAAGAAAAGAAAATAGTCTTCAACACCCCCTTAAATTTTAATGTAGCAAATTCATTTCCTGAATTTAGTTCTAAAGATATTCCGAAAATAGAATTTCTAATCAACCAGATTAATTATAAAGATAACGGTAGAGGTTATCAAGTACATATAGTTAAACACGCTTGGAGTTTATGTATGAATAATGGTGAAATTACTTTTATTTTAGATAAACTGGTTTCTTTGAACATTATCAAGAAAACCAAAGATGGTAATCCGGGGATAGATAGTAATGCCTATTCAGTGGTTAAGCCTTATACCAATTCAAATTCAAATAAATCTTATTATTCAGTTGATGATTACCTTTTCCTACAAAAACTTAAAGCTGACAAATGGGTAGCTATGGGTAAAGAGCATTCAGCCTACATTAAACCAGAACCTAAACCGAAGGTTAACAAGGTTAAAGTAACTTTAAACAGTAAGGCAGAAGCCAGAATAAAGCTATTAGAGGCTTTATTAATAGAAAACGGTATACCAGTACCATCTGAACCTATTATTCAATTGGATGAAGCTACCCCGGTGGTACAGTTAAAACCAGTATCAACCCCGGCTGTACCAATAGATAAAATATTACATAATTTCAATGATGAAGATTATTCATTAGACGAATTCGATGCTTTTTTTGAAGCTACATTTGATTTGAGGGAAGATAGTATAGCGGAACTATTAAGGCTTATGCCTATCAACTATAGGGTAAAGCCAATTGGACACGTAGTAATTGAAGTAGATGGTGTAGGTTATAGATTTTTCAATAATGCTACTGTTAAAATTATAGTATTTGAAGGAATAGAATTAATGCAGGTTGCCTAAAAAATATTAACTTTACCAGTATAGAAATATCACAATGAGTTTTGAACGGGATAAATATTATAGCTTAACTGAAATACTACAAGTATTCAATATAAGCCGTTCTAAGCTTCAATTACTTCTGAATCAATATAGCCCTGCTTGTATTGAAAATCGGATAACCTACGGGTCGTATTACAGCATTACGGCTAAATATTATCTGAAATCAGATATTGAATTAATTGTTGAAAATCTTTATAAGATACCAAATCATAAAAAATAGTATTCCCAATAAAAAGCAATTTAAAAGTGATTTAGTCCTAATAACACTTTCATTGCCTAAATCATCGACTTCTTTTTTATGTTTATCTATTAATTCTTGAATTTTAAGAGTTTCCCCCAATATATAGTAACTAAAATTGGAACTTAAATGACTAATTTTATTAATGTTGAATATTCCTATAGTGAATGAAATTATCCAGAGAAGCAAACTCAAAATTATTAAGGTATCCCAATAATTAAATTTATTATGAATGGTCAATGAGATTATAAATCCAATACAAGCGGCATTGATAGACAAAAGATAGTAGTAAAATGTTGCCGATGCATTCAAACTTCTAACGGTATTGTCATCAATCCGTTTAAACGCATCTTTAAGTTTTTCGTCTTTGTCGGTTTGCGCTTTCGCAATAATGTCTATAACGTGTTTTTTAACATTATCACTAATTGGTTTGTCTTTTGGCGTTTTAGGTTTTTGAAGCATAATAACCAAATTTAGAATTAAATAGTAATTATTTTAAAAAAAACGGGCACTTTCCAAAATAGCGTAGTATTTATAAATAAATAGATGCACACAATGGAAGTACTACAATTACAAAATCACATCTTCATTAGCCGCCAACCTGATAGCTACTATATGATTGATACCTCTAAAAAGGTAGTTAAAGCGATTGACGAAACCCGCTTTGACCTAATTAGCAACCTGATTGCTTTAACTCAGGATATTAAAGCTTTATCGTAATGACTGCATTTGAGATACGTGAGGAAATTGGCAGGGATAAAGCCATTAAACTATTTCCAAACTACCAATTGGTAAAATCACCAGACTTGTTTTCGCATTGGGATATATCAGGATGTACAACGAATGTAGCCGGGGAAACTAAAGAATTTCTTATAGAAGTAAAAGACCGGGATATAACTTCAAAAAGTGTACCTGATATTTTTATGGAATGGTACAAATATCAAGAATTACTAAAACTATCAGAAGCAAATAATGATGCTGATATTTTTTATCTAAGTATGTTCAGTGATAACATAGCTTACATATACAATCTAAAGAAATTGAAAGTAAGTGAACTTGTTTTAGAAGTAAGAAAAGTTAAAAAAACTACCGTAGAGGATAGCGAAATTATAGATAAGTTGATGGTTTTATTACCGTTCAACAAAGCCCAAATTAAAAAATTAAAATAATGCCAAAAGAAACCAAACCAAATAAAATTAACGTTTTTAAATGGATTATACTTATTACCATCTGTACCTTACTGTCATTAGAAGTAAATTTATTTCTTTCACAATTAGGAATTATAAGAGAATACCACATTTCTAATATACGTGTATTCTTAAATATTGTTGGAAGCTTTTTATTCATACAATGTTTATGTGTGAGACATAATAATATTAGTAAATGGCTTCATAAATAAATTATGATAGCAACATCTTTTTTAATAGCAATTGCGGTAAACGGATTAATGATTAATCCGGGTTATCAATGGTTGTTACACAAACTAAAGTTAAAAAAACCTTTCAATTGTGTTTTGTGCCTTTCGTGGTGGGTGGGTGTTACTTACGCTGTAGCATCACTAAATATATTATCGGTAGTAATACCATTAGCTGCCAGTTTTTTGGCAGTTTTTCTACAAAGAATTTACGATTCTTTGCCTTCAACCTTTAGATAATAAGTGGATTACGAAAAAAGAAAAAATGAAATACTAACTGATTTTTTTAACTCAGGACAGTTGAAGGTTAAAGTAGAAGGTGTACTAATTAAATTAGGAATTACACGTAAAACTGAATTGGTAAATGACAGTATGTCAGAGGTGTATTTTCAACTTTCCAAATACAATGCCGAAAAGCTGGTAACCGCTTTTGATAAAAATCCTAATAGCTTAATTGCTATCGCTGTAGTAATTACCAAAAGATTATACCGTTTTAAAACCCAAAATCCCGACAATCCTAATAATAGTTATTTAACAAAAGTCTTACACGGTTCTAACTATAGACAATTAGAGTTTTTAAGCGTTACGGATGCTTATGATTCGGGCGAAGGAGATTATAGCGGTATCACTTTATTTGAAGTAGATACATTGAATGTAGCCGGGGAAAAGTGGGATAAAATCAAAGAACGTCTTACAACTACTGAAATTGAGTTTATAGATAAACTGATGGATGGGTTCAAATTTTATAAAAGAAAACCTACCAACGAGTTTAAAGAGTATAGAACATACGTGTTCAATAAAATCAAAAATATGGACTTGAATAAACCAATGACGCCATTAGAAGAAATTAAAACCAAACTTGATATGCAGGATGTCAGAATGTTTGAAATAATGTATGATGAAGATTTTTCATACAGGGAAAAAATAAAAATGTTAAAATTCACTGAAGCCCAATACCTGAGCCAAAGAAGAATTTTACTAAAGAAAATAAAAGCAATGAATATAAAATAATGACAGGCAAAGTATTTACCAAAATCTTCAACATAATCAACGCTAAAGTAGCCTTTGTTATTAGTAGATACCCTGATGATGAAACCCAAATTAATGATTGGTATTTGCAATTATTAGTTGATATAAAATCGGGGGATGTTATACACTATGTTGACTTCTTAACCTTACTAATAAGCTGGTTAGAACAAAAAGAAGATTACGTAATGTGTGCCGACTTATTTAAACTAAAAAACAAAATTGAAAAATGGATTTGAAAGAAAAGATTGAGTCAGTATTTGATAAGATTGATTACTACCTAAAAAATAAAGAAGTAACGTTAACACCGGATGAGCGTAAACTGATACAAGAAATCATTAACGAATTAACTTTACCAGCCAGACGATATAATTTAGGTTGCGGAAGCTGCTTTGGGGAGATAGCAAAAATCATCAACGATTATCATAATCCAGTTTAAAATCAACTGGTTGTTGGAAAAATATTTGCACTTAACAAACGATTAATTACTAATAATAGGTAGTTAACAGTTTCAGTATAATGGATTTTCTTCAAAAATAAACTCGATTTAATTTCTGATATTATTTCAACTTTAGGTTCAACCTCTACAACAGCATATCCAACATATCCATATAGATTTATATCTGTTTCTTTTAAATCATTAACAGCATCCGTGAAATCGTAAAATATCATTTCAAGCTTTAAAGCATTGTCCTTTGAGTATATTAAAATCTTTTCAAGCTTGGCCTTTAATTGCTCAAATTCAATAAGTTTATCGTCCATAGTGCAAGATATGAATTATTCTTTATTAAACTCAAAATCCACAATTTCACAGATAGGGCTAACACCTTTCCAGCTATCCCGGTAAACACTGGTATCAATCCCGATATTGAACTGATAATTAAAACCAGTTTCGTTAATAAACTTTTGCACCTTGGCAGGTAAGCTTTGGCCGTGGGGGTTATAACCTTTGTTTGTTTGCCTTAAATCCATAAAATATGGTTGTCCTGAATATCTAAAAGGCGTTGAACCTTGCGGGAGTATGAAACAACCATAATCTGCTATTTTAGAAGCTATTTCTACCGTAATTAGGTCAAATTCACAACCTTTGTATTTAAGGTCAGAACGTACACTTTCATCTATTCCGGGTTTGATTTTACCAAACGGTGGGTTACTTATACACTGGTCAAAATGGCCGAAGGATTGATAATCAAAAATACTGCCGATAATCCAATTAGCTTCTGGTAGTAGCTTTTTACCTACTTCATAGTATATAGGATTCAATTCCACACAGGTAATATCTTTACAATCTCTATAATGGTAGGCAACAAAAGCTAACATACCAATGCCAGCGCATAGGTCAATGGTCTTGGCATTATCATAAATATTTAGTGAGAAATCACGGGCTAAATCGAAAGGTGTAAAGAATGCACCAGCTTCACTATTTAATGATGTGGCTGATTCATTCCATTTTTCAAATACTATAAGTTTTTCTTCAAATGTTAATGAATCTTTTTTAAGAAGTTCAACCGCTATATTATGTTTTTTAATTTGTGCTTTAGTAAGTTTTGACATTTATCGTTTATAGATAAATAGTCTCCACATTTACAAAGTATTCCTTTTTTAAAAATATTATTAATCCAGATGTAAGTAAATTGGAATATCATTGTCATTATAAGTTATATATCTTATAATGAAATCAGATTTCTTAATCCAAATATTCTTTGTAGGATTTTCAATTATTTCGTTATATGTTGGTGAATTAACATTATACATATAAAGTTCAAAGTCAGTTTCACTAAATATATTTGAAACCTTTATTTCACTTTTATCTAAATGAATTAGTTTTTCAATTTTGGACAGTTCAATAAGTGCAATTGGCTTTGATTGTTCGTTTAGATGTTCGGTAATCTTTAATATTTTATATTCCTTTTCTATATCAATAACGTATTTTACATTAACAGTTTGAAGTTCGCTGTAACCAGTAGCCAAAATTTTAATTTCTTCTTCACCTTCAGTAAATTCAATAACAATGCCGTTATTAAATTTATATGGACTGGTATGGGAATTTAATTCAACCTTGTCCCCACGTTCTATTGCATATTGATTCATAGCTAAAGATAGCCAAAAAGTAATTAACCCCTCTCTTTTTTCTCGCATATAAGACTATTAACTACATAGAAATATACAGGGAGAAAACAGAAATGTCAGATAAAAAAAATTTATTTAAGCCGGGGCAATCAGGCAACCCGAACGGTAGACCAAAAGGTGCAAAAAATCGTACTACAGAGGAAATAAGAAAGCATATCCAATTTGTTCTTGATGGTCAATATCAATCGTTAGAGGCTGATTTAGATTCAATGTCGCCCTTCCAAAGGGTTATGATGGTAGAGAAATTGACAAAATTTTTCTTACCAGCGTTGGCGAAGAATGAAAACGATACCAATGTTTTAGGAGAGGTAAAAGTAACTGTAAGCTTTGTTGATACCCCTATGAGGGATAATGATAGTTCAACTAATGAATTTCAGGTTGACTAAAATCCTTTGTTTTAGTTAATTGGTTGATTCCGGTTGATTAAAGTAAAAGGGGACAAAAATTAGGGACAAAGGTTTATTTTGAACGTTCAATTAACGCTACCAAAACCACATCAGGGGCAACAACAAGTATTAGATTCTAAAGCGAGATTCAAAGTTTTATTGTGTGGCCGTAGGTGGGGTAAATCATTAATCAGTCAAATAATATCAATATTAGGGATATTAGAGGGTAAGAGTATAGGGTATGTTACACCAACGTACCAGTTAGGTAAAATCTTCTTTCAGGATATATTAAAGCTGATACCTACCAAACTAATTAGGTCTGCTAACAAAACAGATTTAATTATCAATCTTATTACTGGTGGTGCATTATCCTTTTTAACGGGGGAACGCTTAGACAACTTTAGAGGGCGCAAGTTTCACACGGTTATCATTGATGAGGCCGCGTATATACCAGACTTAGAAAATGCGTGGTTAAATAGTATCAGGCCAACGCTTACAGACTATCAAGGTGATTGTTTATTTATAAGTACACCACGTGGTAAAAACTATTTCTACAGCCTTTATAACAAGGGTTTGAATAAAGAAGATGGTTATGAATGTTGGCACTTTACCAGTTATGATAATCCGCATATATCAGCCAGTGAGATTGATTTAGCAAGGAATGAATTACCTGATGCAGCCTTTAGACAAGAGTATTTAGCAGAGCCGGGGGAAAACACATCTAACCCATTTG includes:
- a CDS encoding DUF5681 domain-containing protein, whose translation is MSDKKNLFKPGQSGNPNGRPKGAKNRTTEEIRKHIQFVLDGQYQSLEADLDSMSPFQRVMMVEKLTKFFLPALAKNENDTNVLGEVKVTVSFVDTPMRDNDSSTNEFQVD
- a CDS encoding class I SAM-dependent methyltransferase yields the protein MSKLTKAQIKKHNIAVELLKKDSLTFEEKLIVFEKWNESATSLNSEAGAFFTPFDLARDFSLNIYDNAKTIDLCAGIGMLAFVAYHYRDCKDITCVELNPIYYEVGKKLLPEANWIIGSIFDYQSFGHFDQCISNPPFGKIKPGIDESVRSDLKYKGCEFDLITVEIASKIADYGCFILPQGSTPFRYSGQPYFMDLRQTNKGYNPHGQSLPAKVQKFINETGFNYQFNIGIDTSVYRDSWKGVSPICEIVDFEFNKE
- a CDS encoding terminase large subunit domain-containing protein, producing the protein MNVQLTLPKPHQGQQQVLDSKARFKVLLCGRRWGKSLISQIISILGILEGKSIGYVTPTYQLGKIFFQDILKLIPTKLIRSANKTDLIINLITGGALSFLTGERLDNFRGRKFHTVIIDEAAYIPDLENAWLNSIRPTLTDYQGDCLFISTPRGKNYFYSLYNKGLNKEDGYECWHFTSYDNPHISASEIDLARNELPDAAFRQEYLAEPGENTSNPFGTDNIKDNTITTLSYLPSQILGIDLGKHNDYTVITGLDEHGAMSYFDRFKLPWALTIEKIKALPDYTLKVIDSTGVGDAVFEQLSATCTNITGFKFTSTSKPQIVMELVKSLELGKVKVNEVTASEMMVFEYKIQPSGHIKYEAQSGFHDDTVMSLCMANHYLKQASLSNYSGWIY